The Girardinichthys multiradiatus isolate DD_20200921_A chromosome 24, DD_fGirMul_XY1, whole genome shotgun sequence genome has a window encoding:
- the dzip1 gene encoding cilium assembly protein DZIP1 isoform X2 — MPFHDGVYYPYSSDTQGTYSPAGIPSLLNSPLSLHSPTAQPGMTPAAFLPFKFRPRRESVDWRRINAVDVDQVVSQLDVDALQEHISTVTFCSLDGERCQRCQSPVDPALIKLLRLAQLTVEWLLHCQEFLSLNLRAAEERLVAAGQEREQLVAQHKKQEEKTKALMAELKQRKKVIRTQQSLLAPRIISSHKCLHCDKSFLNSSFLQNHMQRRHPDEYQIQLQSDSEKKSQIDSLKMEINSLKEQITQQQQALQVKIAQEKEQQSMHKELLRELERFKAEEMARMDRKIEDSRDGIRREMEFLYNRNIQALTEVNQNQTAKQEKPGSPVSSQPERDLDMYKEMQLQAIHKLEQQMKKQDKKWEYKLQRIKTQHESEKNQLLNELGRMQSSVTEHRELSQQLQQEMGMRLQEKEQTIKAQREQIKTISSNPPAKVVEIPVAVSPPAPEPKQKRVVLEEPGSALTLDPIEELSEEEKDSSISEKRPLVSKHVTEPAKRQKVTASAVKKNPSIKKEMRSELERSVIKKLESLGVKPDQRGLTNQELTSLLAKVHSNQEDAAEAMPEYWRCREEIASFVEQKLGGQKRGNEAASESQARSKQPVQVLQVRPRSSSLPSRTSQAISAAAVKQSKTPQPAPRAKALIHPKTSTPNMKSAVRISASKTPPFSSDEDSEDKESDTEEEPVQDQRVKSSNLRSHQAMAVEMKAGKPTPVLVRQTAVSQPTSFKPQQSWASVGGMSRHTVSKLESDEDEDESDVSEMVEIDPRQLHGFKDQNGNIDKGNHNKDKVINLARKVEMQLAERAVKKPAGGVSILPERKNEVQELLFTDLEESSDWVVSSLEDKQEASKPTSLRGSGPLRKSLDSSSTSVWDTSTAKGPKSGLTETGTGSTLKSSLYSLSDISDSDDISNK, encoded by the exons ATG CCATTTCACGATGGAGTCTACTACCCCTACAGCAGTGACACCCAGGGGACCTACTCGCCAGCAGGGATCCCCTCCCTCCTGAACTCCCCGCTCAGCCTGCACTCCCCGACCGCTCAACCAGGCATGACTCCAGCCGCTTTCCTGCCCTTCAAGTTCCGTCCGCGCAGGGAAAGCGTGGACTGGCGGCGCATCAACGCCGTGGACGTGGACCAGGTGGTGAGCCAGCTGGATGTGGACGCCCTGCAGGAGCACATCAGCACCGTGACCTTCTGCAGCTTGGATGGGGAGCGCTGCCAGCGGTGCCAGAGCCCCGTGGACCCAGCCCTGATCAAGCTGCTGCGGCTGGCCCAGCTCACGGTGGAGTGGCTCCTCCACTGCCAGGAGTTCCTCAGCCTTAACCTACGCGCGGCCGAGGAGCGGCTGGTGGCGGCTGGCCAGGAGCGTGAGCAGCTGGTGGCTCAGCACAAGAAACAGGAGGAGAAGACGAAGGCGCTGATGGCCGAGCTCAAGCAGCGGAAGAAGGTCATACGCACCCAACAATCACTGCTTGCTCCACGAATCATCAGCAGTCACAAG TGTCTACATTGCGATAAATCCTTCCTCAACTCCTCCTTTCTCCAAAACCACATGCAGCGCCGGCATCCTGATGAGTACCAGATCC AGCTCCAGTCCGACAGTGAGAAGAAATCTCAGATTGATAGTCTCAAAATGGAGATCAACAGTCTGAAGGAGCAAATAACTCAACAGCAACAGGCTCTTCAAGTCAAAATTGCTCAG GAAAAGGAACAGCAGTCGATGCACAAAGAGCTGCTGAGAGAACTGGAACGTTTTAAGGCGGAGGAGATGGCGCGCATGGACAGGAAGATCGAGGACAGCCGGGACGGCATACGCAGGGAGATGGAGTTCCTTTACAACCGAAACATTCAAGCTCTCACT GaagtaaatcagaatcaaactgCAAAGCAGGAAAAACCAGGGAGCCCTGTCAGCTCTCAGCCAGAGAGAGATCTGGACATGTACAAAGAGATGCAACTACAAGCCATCCACAAGCTGGAGCAGCAGATGAAGAAACAG GATAAAAAGTGGGAATACAAGCTGCAAAGAATTAAAACTCAACACGAGTCTGAAAAGAATCAG TTGCTGAACGAGCTGGGCAGAATGCAGTCTTCCGTGACAGAGCACCGGGAGCTCagccagcagctgcagcaggagaTGGGCATGAGGCTGCAGGAGAAGGAGCAGACCATCAAGGCTCAGAGGGAGCAG ATAAAGACCATTTCCTCCAATCCACCTGCCAAAGTGGTGGAAATACCAG TTGCTGTCAGCCCACCAGCGCCAGAGCCAAAACAAAAGAGGGTCGTACTGG AAGAGCCAGGCTCTGCTCTAACGCTGGATCCTATAGAGGAGTTGTCAGAGGAGGAGAAAG ATTCCAGCATCTCTGAAAAGAGACCGCTGGTGAGTAAGCATGTGACGGAACCGGCTAAGAGGCAGAAAGTGACCgccagtgctgtgaaaaagaacCCCAGCATCAAGAAGGAGATGCGATCAGAGCTGGAACGCTCTGTTATCAAGAAGCTGGAGAGCCTGGGGGTCAAGCCG GACCAGAGAGGTTTGACGAACCAGGAGCTCACTTCTCTCCTGGCAAAGGTGCATTCAAATCAGGAGGACGCTGCAGAGGCGATGCCCGAATACTGGCGCTGTCGGGAGGAGATAGCAAGCTTTGTGGAGCAGAAGTTGGGAGGACAGAAGAGAGGCAACGAAGCTGCCTCAGAGTCACAGGCCAGATCCAAACAGCCTGTTCAAG TGCTGCAGGTGCGTCCCCGCTCCAGCAGCCTCCCCTCCAGAACCAGTCAGGCGATATCTGCAGCAGCTGTCAAACAGTCCAAGACTCCGCAGCCAGCACCAAGGGCCAAAGCCCTCATTCATCCCAAGACATCTACCCCTAACATGAAGAGTGCTGTGAGGATTAGTGCAAGCAA GACCCCACCATTTAGCTCAGACGAAGACTCAGAAGACAAAGAGTCCGACACGGAGGAGGAGCCAGTACAGGACCAGAGAGTCAAGTCATCAAATCTCAGATCACACCAGGCAATGGCAGTTGAAATGAAAGCGGGCAAACCGACTCCGGTCCTGGTCAGGCAGACTGCGGTCAGCCAGCCCACCTCCTTCAAACCACAGCAGTCCTGGGCGTCAGTGGGCGGCATGAGCCGGCACACTGTCTCAAAGCTGGAGAGCGATGAAGACGAGGATGAGTCAGATGTCAGTGAAATGGTGGAAATTGACCCCAGACAGCTGCATGGTTTCAAAGACCAGAATGGCAATATTGACAAAGGAAACCACAATAAAG atAAGGTCATCAATTTGGCCAGAAAAGTTGAAATGCAGTTAGCGGAGAGAGCAGTGAAGAAACCAGCAGGGGGCGTAAGCATCCTACCAGAAAGAAAGAACGAGGTTCAGGAGCTCTTG TTCACAGATCTAGAGGAGAGTAGTGATTGGGTGGTCTCCTCCTTAGAGGATAAACAGGAAGCATCTAAGCCAACATCTCTCCGTGGTTCTGGACCTCTGAGGAAGAGCCTGGACTCATCCAGCACCAGCGTGTGGGACACTTCTACAGCAAAGGGACCCAAATCAG GTCTGACTGAAACTGGAACAGGAAGCACGCTGAAGAGCAGCCTGTACTCTCTCAGTGACATCAGTGACTCCGATGATATAAGCAATAAGTAA
- the cldn10d gene encoding claudin-10: protein MEYRMVIMYVEIGCFVTCLCGWILVCSTLPTEYWTFSEVGTVVMTTGNYYSNLWRDCVSDTTGVSDCKEYPSMLALPVYLHALRALAICAVITGFFGGVLTLIGMKCTKIGGSEIINSRVAFSGGITYLVSGFCGMITYSWWANRVVTQFVDPNYMDQKFELGAAVFIGWGGSILLLSGGMVLTYFSGKEGLPSRLSKGPRRPASYVTARTRRTYMHPPPSSRVTLVPPLYYSDGRSQTTRGTTKTAPIQSWDTFV, encoded by the exons ATGGAGTATCGGATGGTGATTATGTATGTGGAGATTGGCTGCTTTGTAACCTGCCTGTGTGGCTGGATCCTGGTTTGCTCCACTCTTCCCACAGAGTACTGGACGTTCTCTGAGGTGGGCACCGTCGTCATGACCACCGGCAACTACTACTCCAACCTGTGGAGAGACTGTGTCTCGGACACCACGGGGGTGTCTGACTGCAAGGAGTACCCATCCATGCTGGCCCTGCCTG tgTACCTGCATGCCCTCAGAGCACTTGCGATCTGCGCAGTGATCACAGGCTTCTTCGGAGGGGTCCTCACGCTTATTGGGATGAAATGCACTAAAATTGGTGGATCAGAGATCATAAACTCAAGGGTGGCGTTTTCTGGTGGTATAACCTACTTAGTTTCAG GATTTTGTGGCATGATCACATACTCGTGGTGGGCAAACAGAGTCGTAACACAATTTGTGGATCCGAACTACATGGACCAGAA ATTTGAACTGGGTGCTgctgttttcattggctggGGAGGCTCCATCCTTCTCCTTAGTGGGGGAATGGTGCTCACTTACTTCTCTGGGAAGGAAGGTCTACCATCACG TTTATCTAAAGGGCCACGAAGGCCGGCTTCTTATGTGACTGCCCGTACCAGGCGGACATACATGCACCCGCCGCCCTCATCCAGAGTGACACTAGTGCCGCCACTGTATTATTCAGACGGGAGGAGTCAAACAACCAGAGGGACAACAAAGACTGCTCCCATTCAGAGTTGGGATACCTTCGTATGA
- the dzip1 gene encoding cilium assembly protein DZIP1 isoform X3 yields MPFHDGVYYPYSSDTQGTYSPAGIPSLLNSPLSLHSPTAQPGMTPAAFLPFKFRPRRESVDWRRINAVDVDQVVSQLDVDALQEHISTVTFCSLDGERCQRCQSPVDPALIKLLRLAQLTVEWLLHCQEFLSLNLRAAEERLVAAGQEREQLVAQHKKQEEKTKALMAELKQRKKVIRTQQSLLAPRIISSHKCLHCDKSFLNSSFLQNHMQRRHPDEYQIQLQSDSEKKSQIDSLKMEINSLKEQITQQQQALQVKIAQEKEQQSMHKELLRELERFKAEEMARMDRKIEDSRDGIRREMEFLYNRNIQALTEVNQNQTAKQEKPGSPVSSQPERDLDMYKEMQLQAIHKLEQQMKKQDKKWEYKLQRIKTQHESEKNQLLNELGRMQSSVTEHRELSQQLQQEMGMRLQEKEQTIKAQREQIKTISSNPPAKVVEIPVAVSPPAPEPKQKRVVLDSSISEKRPLVSKHVTEPAKRQKVTASAVKKNPSIKKEMRSELERSVIKKLESLGVKPDQRGLTNQELTSLLAKVHSNQEDAAEAMPEYWRCREEIASFVEQKLGGQKRGNEAASESQARSKQPVQGVFQVLQVRPRSSSLPSRTSQAISAAAVKQSKTPQPAPRAKALIHPKTSTPNMKSAVRISASKTPPFSSDEDSEDKESDTEEEPVQDQRVKSSNLRSHQAMAVEMKAGKPTPVLVRQTAVSQPTSFKPQQSWASVGGMSRHTVSKLESDEDEDESDVSEMVEIDPRQLHGFKDQNGNIDKGNHNKDKVINLARKVEMQLAERAVKKPAGGVSILPERKNEVQELLFTDLEESSDWVVSSLEDKQEASKPTSLRGSGPLRKSLDSSSTSVWDTSTAKGPKSGLTETGTGSTLKSSLYSLSDISDSDDISNK; encoded by the exons ATG CCATTTCACGATGGAGTCTACTACCCCTACAGCAGTGACACCCAGGGGACCTACTCGCCAGCAGGGATCCCCTCCCTCCTGAACTCCCCGCTCAGCCTGCACTCCCCGACCGCTCAACCAGGCATGACTCCAGCCGCTTTCCTGCCCTTCAAGTTCCGTCCGCGCAGGGAAAGCGTGGACTGGCGGCGCATCAACGCCGTGGACGTGGACCAGGTGGTGAGCCAGCTGGATGTGGACGCCCTGCAGGAGCACATCAGCACCGTGACCTTCTGCAGCTTGGATGGGGAGCGCTGCCAGCGGTGCCAGAGCCCCGTGGACCCAGCCCTGATCAAGCTGCTGCGGCTGGCCCAGCTCACGGTGGAGTGGCTCCTCCACTGCCAGGAGTTCCTCAGCCTTAACCTACGCGCGGCCGAGGAGCGGCTGGTGGCGGCTGGCCAGGAGCGTGAGCAGCTGGTGGCTCAGCACAAGAAACAGGAGGAGAAGACGAAGGCGCTGATGGCCGAGCTCAAGCAGCGGAAGAAGGTCATACGCACCCAACAATCACTGCTTGCTCCACGAATCATCAGCAGTCACAAG TGTCTACATTGCGATAAATCCTTCCTCAACTCCTCCTTTCTCCAAAACCACATGCAGCGCCGGCATCCTGATGAGTACCAGATCC AGCTCCAGTCCGACAGTGAGAAGAAATCTCAGATTGATAGTCTCAAAATGGAGATCAACAGTCTGAAGGAGCAAATAACTCAACAGCAACAGGCTCTTCAAGTCAAAATTGCTCAG GAAAAGGAACAGCAGTCGATGCACAAAGAGCTGCTGAGAGAACTGGAACGTTTTAAGGCGGAGGAGATGGCGCGCATGGACAGGAAGATCGAGGACAGCCGGGACGGCATACGCAGGGAGATGGAGTTCCTTTACAACCGAAACATTCAAGCTCTCACT GaagtaaatcagaatcaaactgCAAAGCAGGAAAAACCAGGGAGCCCTGTCAGCTCTCAGCCAGAGAGAGATCTGGACATGTACAAAGAGATGCAACTACAAGCCATCCACAAGCTGGAGCAGCAGATGAAGAAACAG GATAAAAAGTGGGAATACAAGCTGCAAAGAATTAAAACTCAACACGAGTCTGAAAAGAATCAG TTGCTGAACGAGCTGGGCAGAATGCAGTCTTCCGTGACAGAGCACCGGGAGCTCagccagcagctgcagcaggagaTGGGCATGAGGCTGCAGGAGAAGGAGCAGACCATCAAGGCTCAGAGGGAGCAG ATAAAGACCATTTCCTCCAATCCACCTGCCAAAGTGGTGGAAATACCAG TTGCTGTCAGCCCACCAGCGCCAGAGCCAAAACAAAAGAGGGTCGTACTGG ATTCCAGCATCTCTGAAAAGAGACCGCTGGTGAGTAAGCATGTGACGGAACCGGCTAAGAGGCAGAAAGTGACCgccagtgctgtgaaaaagaacCCCAGCATCAAGAAGGAGATGCGATCAGAGCTGGAACGCTCTGTTATCAAGAAGCTGGAGAGCCTGGGGGTCAAGCCG GACCAGAGAGGTTTGACGAACCAGGAGCTCACTTCTCTCCTGGCAAAGGTGCATTCAAATCAGGAGGACGCTGCAGAGGCGATGCCCGAATACTGGCGCTGTCGGGAGGAGATAGCAAGCTTTGTGGAGCAGAAGTTGGGAGGACAGAAGAGAGGCAACGAAGCTGCCTCAGAGTCACAGGCCAGATCCAAACAGCCTGTTCAAGGTGTTTTCCAGG TGCTGCAGGTGCGTCCCCGCTCCAGCAGCCTCCCCTCCAGAACCAGTCAGGCGATATCTGCAGCAGCTGTCAAACAGTCCAAGACTCCGCAGCCAGCACCAAGGGCCAAAGCCCTCATTCATCCCAAGACATCTACCCCTAACATGAAGAGTGCTGTGAGGATTAGTGCAAGCAA GACCCCACCATTTAGCTCAGACGAAGACTCAGAAGACAAAGAGTCCGACACGGAGGAGGAGCCAGTACAGGACCAGAGAGTCAAGTCATCAAATCTCAGATCACACCAGGCAATGGCAGTTGAAATGAAAGCGGGCAAACCGACTCCGGTCCTGGTCAGGCAGACTGCGGTCAGCCAGCCCACCTCCTTCAAACCACAGCAGTCCTGGGCGTCAGTGGGCGGCATGAGCCGGCACACTGTCTCAAAGCTGGAGAGCGATGAAGACGAGGATGAGTCAGATGTCAGTGAAATGGTGGAAATTGACCCCAGACAGCTGCATGGTTTCAAAGACCAGAATGGCAATATTGACAAAGGAAACCACAATAAAG atAAGGTCATCAATTTGGCCAGAAAAGTTGAAATGCAGTTAGCGGAGAGAGCAGTGAAGAAACCAGCAGGGGGCGTAAGCATCCTACCAGAAAGAAAGAACGAGGTTCAGGAGCTCTTG TTCACAGATCTAGAGGAGAGTAGTGATTGGGTGGTCTCCTCCTTAGAGGATAAACAGGAAGCATCTAAGCCAACATCTCTCCGTGGTTCTGGACCTCTGAGGAAGAGCCTGGACTCATCCAGCACCAGCGTGTGGGACACTTCTACAGCAAAGGGACCCAAATCAG GTCTGACTGAAACTGGAACAGGAAGCACGCTGAAGAGCAGCCTGTACTCTCTCAGTGACATCAGTGACTCCGATGATATAAGCAATAAGTAA
- the dzip1 gene encoding cilium assembly protein DZIP1 isoform X1, whose protein sequence is MPFHDGVYYPYSSDTQGTYSPAGIPSLLNSPLSLHSPTAQPGMTPAAFLPFKFRPRRESVDWRRINAVDVDQVVSQLDVDALQEHISTVTFCSLDGERCQRCQSPVDPALIKLLRLAQLTVEWLLHCQEFLSLNLRAAEERLVAAGQEREQLVAQHKKQEEKTKALMAELKQRKKVIRTQQSLLAPRIISSHKCLHCDKSFLNSSFLQNHMQRRHPDEYQIQLQSDSEKKSQIDSLKMEINSLKEQITQQQQALQVKIAQEKEQQSMHKELLRELERFKAEEMARMDRKIEDSRDGIRREMEFLYNRNIQALTEVNQNQTAKQEKPGSPVSSQPERDLDMYKEMQLQAIHKLEQQMKKQDKKWEYKLQRIKTQHESEKNQLLNELGRMQSSVTEHRELSQQLQQEMGMRLQEKEQTIKAQREQIKTISSNPPAKVVEIPVAVSPPAPEPKQKRVVLEEPGSALTLDPIEELSEEEKDSSISEKRPLVSKHVTEPAKRQKVTASAVKKNPSIKKEMRSELERSVIKKLESLGVKPDQRGLTNQELTSLLAKVHSNQEDAAEAMPEYWRCREEIASFVEQKLGGQKRGNEAASESQARSKQPVQGVFQVLQVRPRSSSLPSRTSQAISAAAVKQSKTPQPAPRAKALIHPKTSTPNMKSAVRISASKTPPFSSDEDSEDKESDTEEEPVQDQRVKSSNLRSHQAMAVEMKAGKPTPVLVRQTAVSQPTSFKPQQSWASVGGMSRHTVSKLESDEDEDESDVSEMVEIDPRQLHGFKDQNGNIDKGNHNKDKVINLARKVEMQLAERAVKKPAGGVSILPERKNEVQELLFTDLEESSDWVVSSLEDKQEASKPTSLRGSGPLRKSLDSSSTSVWDTSTAKGPKSGLTETGTGSTLKSSLYSLSDISDSDDISNK, encoded by the exons ATG CCATTTCACGATGGAGTCTACTACCCCTACAGCAGTGACACCCAGGGGACCTACTCGCCAGCAGGGATCCCCTCCCTCCTGAACTCCCCGCTCAGCCTGCACTCCCCGACCGCTCAACCAGGCATGACTCCAGCCGCTTTCCTGCCCTTCAAGTTCCGTCCGCGCAGGGAAAGCGTGGACTGGCGGCGCATCAACGCCGTGGACGTGGACCAGGTGGTGAGCCAGCTGGATGTGGACGCCCTGCAGGAGCACATCAGCACCGTGACCTTCTGCAGCTTGGATGGGGAGCGCTGCCAGCGGTGCCAGAGCCCCGTGGACCCAGCCCTGATCAAGCTGCTGCGGCTGGCCCAGCTCACGGTGGAGTGGCTCCTCCACTGCCAGGAGTTCCTCAGCCTTAACCTACGCGCGGCCGAGGAGCGGCTGGTGGCGGCTGGCCAGGAGCGTGAGCAGCTGGTGGCTCAGCACAAGAAACAGGAGGAGAAGACGAAGGCGCTGATGGCCGAGCTCAAGCAGCGGAAGAAGGTCATACGCACCCAACAATCACTGCTTGCTCCACGAATCATCAGCAGTCACAAG TGTCTACATTGCGATAAATCCTTCCTCAACTCCTCCTTTCTCCAAAACCACATGCAGCGCCGGCATCCTGATGAGTACCAGATCC AGCTCCAGTCCGACAGTGAGAAGAAATCTCAGATTGATAGTCTCAAAATGGAGATCAACAGTCTGAAGGAGCAAATAACTCAACAGCAACAGGCTCTTCAAGTCAAAATTGCTCAG GAAAAGGAACAGCAGTCGATGCACAAAGAGCTGCTGAGAGAACTGGAACGTTTTAAGGCGGAGGAGATGGCGCGCATGGACAGGAAGATCGAGGACAGCCGGGACGGCATACGCAGGGAGATGGAGTTCCTTTACAACCGAAACATTCAAGCTCTCACT GaagtaaatcagaatcaaactgCAAAGCAGGAAAAACCAGGGAGCCCTGTCAGCTCTCAGCCAGAGAGAGATCTGGACATGTACAAAGAGATGCAACTACAAGCCATCCACAAGCTGGAGCAGCAGATGAAGAAACAG GATAAAAAGTGGGAATACAAGCTGCAAAGAATTAAAACTCAACACGAGTCTGAAAAGAATCAG TTGCTGAACGAGCTGGGCAGAATGCAGTCTTCCGTGACAGAGCACCGGGAGCTCagccagcagctgcagcaggagaTGGGCATGAGGCTGCAGGAGAAGGAGCAGACCATCAAGGCTCAGAGGGAGCAG ATAAAGACCATTTCCTCCAATCCACCTGCCAAAGTGGTGGAAATACCAG TTGCTGTCAGCCCACCAGCGCCAGAGCCAAAACAAAAGAGGGTCGTACTGG AAGAGCCAGGCTCTGCTCTAACGCTGGATCCTATAGAGGAGTTGTCAGAGGAGGAGAAAG ATTCCAGCATCTCTGAAAAGAGACCGCTGGTGAGTAAGCATGTGACGGAACCGGCTAAGAGGCAGAAAGTGACCgccagtgctgtgaaaaagaacCCCAGCATCAAGAAGGAGATGCGATCAGAGCTGGAACGCTCTGTTATCAAGAAGCTGGAGAGCCTGGGGGTCAAGCCG GACCAGAGAGGTTTGACGAACCAGGAGCTCACTTCTCTCCTGGCAAAGGTGCATTCAAATCAGGAGGACGCTGCAGAGGCGATGCCCGAATACTGGCGCTGTCGGGAGGAGATAGCAAGCTTTGTGGAGCAGAAGTTGGGAGGACAGAAGAGAGGCAACGAAGCTGCCTCAGAGTCACAGGCCAGATCCAAACAGCCTGTTCAAGGTGTTTTCCAGG TGCTGCAGGTGCGTCCCCGCTCCAGCAGCCTCCCCTCCAGAACCAGTCAGGCGATATCTGCAGCAGCTGTCAAACAGTCCAAGACTCCGCAGCCAGCACCAAGGGCCAAAGCCCTCATTCATCCCAAGACATCTACCCCTAACATGAAGAGTGCTGTGAGGATTAGTGCAAGCAA GACCCCACCATTTAGCTCAGACGAAGACTCAGAAGACAAAGAGTCCGACACGGAGGAGGAGCCAGTACAGGACCAGAGAGTCAAGTCATCAAATCTCAGATCACACCAGGCAATGGCAGTTGAAATGAAAGCGGGCAAACCGACTCCGGTCCTGGTCAGGCAGACTGCGGTCAGCCAGCCCACCTCCTTCAAACCACAGCAGTCCTGGGCGTCAGTGGGCGGCATGAGCCGGCACACTGTCTCAAAGCTGGAGAGCGATGAAGACGAGGATGAGTCAGATGTCAGTGAAATGGTGGAAATTGACCCCAGACAGCTGCATGGTTTCAAAGACCAGAATGGCAATATTGACAAAGGAAACCACAATAAAG atAAGGTCATCAATTTGGCCAGAAAAGTTGAAATGCAGTTAGCGGAGAGAGCAGTGAAGAAACCAGCAGGGGGCGTAAGCATCCTACCAGAAAGAAAGAACGAGGTTCAGGAGCTCTTG TTCACAGATCTAGAGGAGAGTAGTGATTGGGTGGTCTCCTCCTTAGAGGATAAACAGGAAGCATCTAAGCCAACATCTCTCCGTGGTTCTGGACCTCTGAGGAAGAGCCTGGACTCATCCAGCACCAGCGTGTGGGACACTTCTACAGCAAAGGGACCCAAATCAG GTCTGACTGAAACTGGAACAGGAAGCACGCTGAAGAGCAGCCTGTACTCTCTCAGTGACATCAGTGACTCCGATGATATAAGCAATAAGTAA